CGCGGGCAGCGGTATCCATGTTGCCGCGCACCATGACCGCGCGCGCACCGAAATCAGTGACGCCGTTCGCCCCGCGCAGCTCCGAGACATTCGTCACCATCGACAGGCTGAAGCCCTCGTCGCGAGCGATCGCGGCGAGCCCATCCCAGAGTCCCGGCGGAGCCTCGCCGTGGAGCAGGCTCGGCCGCGGCAGTTCGGGGATTGGACTGCCGTCGGTCTGCGAGACATCCCACACGTATGCCGGCCGTACTCCCACCATTCGCGGGCGTACGATCTCGCCGGCACGCGGGCGCTCGCTCCGCTCGAGCCGGCGCCACGAGTCCGCATCCATTGGCGACGAGGTTGCGAACCGCGCGGTGAGCGGCGCGATGATCATGTACCCGCGCTGTCCGGCGATTACTCGGCGGCCGAGTGTCTGCCACTGCTTGAAGCCGGCGACGTACGTCGGCATTGGGTCGGGGACGCGTCCCTGCCGGTAGGCGGCCTCGTGCTGCCACCAGATCAGCAGTGTGTTGTTGAAGGATCGCGTGCGGAATCGGGCGGCGAACTCGAGGGCGCGCTTCCACTCGTCGCCGGTGACCAGCGTCTCGACGGACGCGACGAGGTGCTCGTGCAGCTCGACGAGCTTCGCTTCGCGGTCGTGATGCGGTTGCGGTTTCGTCGACACGGCGACCACCCTTCGGAACGACTACCCCGCGCGAGTGATGCGCGGCTGACGCATAGGTGTGCCCGGCTGCGCACGGTTGCTCCGAGCGCAGGTGAGCGGCATGGATGGCAGAGCCCGCGCGTGATCAACAGCACGGACACCGCGGGAGTTCTGAACTCGCTCGCGACCTCCCTCGTTGAGCATGCTCAAAGTGCAATTCACCTCGTTCATAGCACGCGATTTGAGCATGCGCAACGCTTGCGTTGATCATGCCCAATGGATAGATTGAGCATGCCCAACAACCGAACTCCGAGCGACACAGATCAGCGATACCAGACCTATCCCGAGGGTGATGGTGATCCGAGACATGAACGAAGACGAGAGCAAAGCAGCCGCAGAGGACCTTGCGAAGCGCCTCAGGCTCCTCCTCGATGTCGCGATCGCTGAATCGGGGTCGGAGCCCACGTACTCGCAGATCGCCGCGTACCTCGAAGAGCGCGGAACAAACCTGTCGCGATCCCGCTGGACGTATATGGTGAACGGCCACCGATATGTCCAGGACCGCGCGTTGTTCGACGGGCTCGCCGCCTTCTTCGACGTCGACACCGAATTCCTTATGGGCGCTGAGGGTGCGACAGCTCCGGCGAGGGTGAGCGCACAGCTTGATCTCGTTCGCTCGATGCGCGCCGCTCGAGTGAAGTCGTACGCCGCTCGCACGCTCGGAGACATCTCGCCGAACGCGCTCCAGGCGATTAGCAGGTTCCTCGACGAGGAGATCACGAAGACGTAGCCGGGGGCGCGAATGCGCCGAGGGCGATGGGAACCCTACAACCATCCCGAGGGAGGTGACGACCCGTGAACAGCCAGGCGGCCGTGTCAGCGGCATTCAGCGAACTCGCCCTGGGGGACGCCTTCACATTCGACGCGCTGGTCGGCGCCGTGCAGTCCCGGCGCGGGCGCCGCCTGCGGATTGTCGAACTCTCCGGACTCAGTGACCACGACGGGCTTTGCGCGATCTGGCTCAAGACCGATGCCGAGGATCTGGTGCTCCACGCACACAGCGAATCGGCGCTGCATCGACAGCAGTTCGTGCTGCACGAGCTCGCGCACATGATCTTCGATCACGGTGAGGACGATGATTCCGCGGAACCCGATTTCCTACTGCCAGACATCCCGCCCGGGATCCGGCAGCGCCTACTCCGGCGACAGGATCTGGACACCGCCGATGAGATTCTGGCGGAATCGCTCGCGGACCAGTTGGCCGCTGCGATCCGCGGGTCGGCGATGCACGAGTCGCGGTTCCTGGAGATCTTCGGGTGATTCCGGTCCTCGTCTCCGCTCTGATGTGGCTGCTGCTTGCATGCCTGCTCATCCTGCGCCGGGGACGGGGGGAGCGCAGCATTACCTACGCAGCGCTCATCATCGCGATCGCGATGACCTTGAACATCGACTCGATCTATGTCGCGCTCGACGGACGTGTCGGCGGAGCCAACCTTGTGACCCTCCTCGCCGATCTCTCCCTCACGGTCGGCGTGTTCTTCCTCGGTCGCGGCGTCATGAAGGCATCCGATCACCAGCCGCGATCCGTACAGCTTGCACTCGGGACACCCGCGCTCGCGACCGCGCTGGTGTGTGCGATCGTCGCGTTCTTCCTCATCGATCGGGGCTCCACCACCACAACCTTCATGCTCGACCTCGGATATCAGTCGGCGGCAGCCGCCTACTCGATGATTCACTTCGCGTACTACGCGATCGTGCTCACGGCGATGGCAGTGCTCGCGGCCAGGCAGCTGCGAGTCAACCGGGGCGTCCAACTTCTGCCGCCTGCCTCGTTGGTCCTCGGTAGCGTCTTCGGCGTCGCGCTCACCGGCGTCGTCATCACGATGGATGTCGCGCACGTGGCCGGGAACCTCCACCTGATGGCTGCGGTCTCGGTCGCGTACGGCCCGCTGTACCTGCTCACGTTTATGTTCCTCTGCCTCGGGTTCGCCGGACAGCCGGTGGCCCGAAGCCTGCAGGCGCGGTCTCGCGAACGGACAACGCGTACACTGACGCGCCAGCTCGAACCTCTGTGGGCTCGAGCAATCGCGGTGCGACCCGGTATCAGCCAAAGGGAGGATGCTTCATTCCACGCCGACGACGGCGAAACAGTGCTGCATCGCAAGGTCGTCGAGATCCGCGACGCGACGATCGACACGCGGGTGGCGTTCGAAGTGAATGAGGTGGAGCGGGAGCTGGTGGAGCGGGCAGAACGGCATCTGCTCCCAGCCGGTCCGGGTGCTGCTGCATCGGCGGCACACGGGCACCCGCGTGTCGCGTGGGGGCACCAGAAGCGATGAGAGCAGGGTGGGGAGTAGCGGGCGCAGTGGCCTCGGTCGGCGTCGCGCTCGGAGGCTTGGGCTTCGGTATCGCGAGGCGCCTCACCACTCCCGTGGGCGGTCGAAGGTACGACCTCACCATTCGTGGGGTGGATCACTCGGGGGAGCGGCCGATCGTTACGCTCGATCGCACGCCGCAAACAGCAGCGCCCGGTCGCTACTGCCTTCTGCTCGAGAACGGGGGCTGGGTTCAGCTGTCGAGCGAAGTCGAGGACCTCGGTCCGGGGCTCGTCGGCCGCGGCGTGTTGGGCGAGACCCGCGCGGGTCTGCATGTCGGCGAACGCGCGTCCTGGAGCGGGATCTACTTCTCGAGCCCGAAAGATGCCGGGCTCGAGGCTTCAGACGTCGCCATCCCGACGGATGCCGGCCCGGCTCCCGCCTGGCTCATTCGCCCTCGAACTGGCTCTTCGACGACGTGGGCCATCCACATTCACGGTCTCGGAAGCGCCCGTGCCGGCACGCTCCGCGGCGTGCAGGTCGCCGCCGAGACCGGGCTCACGTCACTCGTGGTGACCCACCGGAATGACGGCGAGGGCCCGACAACTGGTTCAGGACGGTCGACGCTCGGCGCCACCGAAGTCGACGACGTGCGGGCCGCCCTGCACTACGCGCTTGCACATGGCGCGAGACGAGTCATCCTCTTCGGATGGTCGATGGGCGCGGCCATTTCGCTGCAACTCGGCGCAGAGCCTGGGCTTCGCGGTATCGTCGCCGGGCTCGTTCTCGAATCGCCGGTGCTTGACTGGGTCTCGACGATCAAGGCGAACTGCGTGAGATCGGGATTGCCCGCGTGGACCGGCGCGCTCGCCGTGCCGTGGCTAGACAACCGGCAGCTGTCACGCATCACTGGTCTCAGCGCGACCGTCGGGCTGCGCCGCTTCGATTGGATCACGCGTGCCGATGAACTCGCCGCCCCGACGCTCATCCTCCACGGATGCGCTGATACGTCCGCGTCGATCGGGGTAGCAGCGCGGCTCCGAGATCGCAGACCCGATCTCGTTCAGCTCGAGCGTTTTGATGCTGACCACACTATGACCTGGAACTCCGACCCCGAGCGTTGGCGGGCATCCGTGACTACCTTGCTGGATGAGCACGTCGGATAGTGATCTGCCGCAGCCGGGGTTCGGTGCAGAACGGCTTGACACCGGCAGAGGAGGCCGCCCCGCTGCAACAACGTGGAAGAACGACCGGTGACGACCGTTGGTCTTGCTTCGAGTTCAAGTAGTTCAGGCGTTTGCAAATACCCGGGAGGCCGCCCGAATTGACGCGGTGTCGAATTGGACACATCAATGAGTCCTTAGATCGGTGTTCCCCGAGAGCGAGGGCGCTCACCCGGCACCGGTGAGTGGATGTGCACCTGCCGCGAACGTCCCCATTTCGGTTGAGTTACATCTCCGCGCCGTCGCGATTTCGGAGTTTTATCGGCGTTCGAGTGTCAGCCTTAACCTGGGCCCGGCCACGAGTCAGCACAGAGGAATAGCGGTTCATGTGGCCCTCGAAAGCGGGGGTGGAGATTCGTGCCGAGTACGCGGCCACACGCCCGGCCGCCACTAGCCTTGTCGTCAGAGTGTGAGGTGGCATGATGCAGGCACCGGCCGGTTGGTACGCGGACCCGTACGACCCGAAGACTTTTCGGTACTGGGACGGCGCGGCCTGGACCGGGCATGTCGCACCTCGACATGTTCCACAGCAACTGCAGATCGGCGAACGGCAAGCCGAACGGAACGACCAGAAGGAAGCGGCCGCACTCGCGAAGGTTGCGAAACGTGATGAGAAAGCGGCTTCCAGGACCGCTGCCGTGGAAGCGCGCCAACAGCAAGTGAGTGAGTGGCAGGCTGCCCAGGAAGCGGCGAAGGCCCAGAAGCAAGCCTATGCCAACGCAGCCAAAGCCCAGAGGCAGGCGGAGCTTGAGGCAACTGAAGAGTCCGCCCTTGCGTACTGGGCCGATGTGAGGTTCGTCGGCGAGAAGGTCTCCGCGAAAGCAAAGCAAACTATTCGGGCGCACGGTCAGGAGTCCGAGCAGCCCTGGCTGATGGTGGGAAGTGGAACCGCCGGCGTCCTCGCAGCATTCCATGATCGCGTGATGATCGTCAAAACCGGAACGATGACTTCCTTCATGGCCGGTGCGTTCCTCGGCGGACGTATTACTACATTTCCTCTCGTTGACATCACGTCGATCGAGTTCAACGGTCAATGGCTCACTGGCGTGCTCGAGATCTTGACCCCGAGTTACCAAGGGACCGCGAATAAGGACTACTGGCGAGGTACGAACCGCAGTCGAAATGCGGACTCCAATGACCCTTGGACGCTTTCGAACACCCTTCCGCTGTTGAAGGTGGTTTACCAGCAGGCGTTGCCGGAAATCAACGAGCTTCGTAAGCGAATTGTCGAGTCGAAGAAGACACAAGTCATCGTTCAAAGCACGCGAAGCGTCTCGGTCGCTGATGAGTTGCGGAAGCTCGCTGAACTCCACCGGGAAGGCATCCTCGACGACGCCGAGTACGCAACGGCGAAGGGCAACCTCATTGCTGGCGGTTGAACCGCTCCGCTCGCCAACATCCCCGGGCCTATTGGCGCGGCTGCACGCTTGCGATCGCGCCACACCAGGTACGGCCAACCAACGACAGCGGAGATCACGATCCGGGACCTAGATCGAACCGTGCAGGACATCCGCCGTGACGTGAGGGCAGACCGTGCTTGCGCCCGTAAGCCGGTCCCCCACCGGGACGCTGGATGAGGCACTGAACTCTTCGGCAGGCCCGGTACATCGTGATTGCCGGGAGTTCTAAACGCCATGAAAGCGGGGGAAGAGCTTTGTGGAAATCCGATTAAGCAACTTCACCATCAGTAAATCCACAACCTGCAGGATTTGCACCGTTTCCAAGCGCTCCCCCGTCTCTGAACGGTTAGCAACGCGACTTAGAGCTCGTTTCAGAATGGCTGGTCGGGCAGTTTGCGCCAGCAGATGATGGCGCAGGCGAGGTGCATGAGGCCCAGGTGGAGGTCGGCGCGGCGTTCGTAGCGGGTGCGGAGGCGTTTGAACTGGTGCAGCCAGGCGAAGCCGCGTTCGACGACCCACCGCTTCTTGCCGAGTCCCGAGCCGTGGGCGGTGCCCCGGCGGGCGATCTTGGGGGTGATGCCCCGGGCGCGCAGCTGGCGTCGGTAGACGTCGTAGTCGTAGCCGCGGTCGGCGTAGAGCCGTCTGGGCTTGCGCCGGGGCCGGCCGACCACGCCGCGGATCTGGGGCAGGGAGTTGACCAGCGGCAGCAGCTGGGTGACGTCGTGCCGGTTCCCGCCGGTCAGGGACACCTGCAGCGGGGTGCCGTTCGCATCGACGATCAGGTGGTGCTTGGAGCCAGGGCGAGCGCGGTCGACCGGCGACGGGCCGACGTGATCGCCTCGCCATGGCACGCGGCAAATAACGACAGTCCACGACAGCAAAGCGGCGTGGGCACTTGGGTGCCTACGCCGCTTTGCTGGTTGCCGCCTAGGCGGAGGTTCCGGTCACGGTCGTGCCGGTCTTGGTGATCGTGTAGTCGATCGTGCCGCCGCCCCAGAAGTGGAACGTGAGGGTGACGGGCTCGTCGTCCCTGACCTCGTTGAAGAAGTCAGGGGTGAGGCTGATCGTGCCCGCATCGTAGTCGGGCCGGTAGGTCCACCAGAACTCCTTGAAGGCGGTCCACGTGTGGGGCCCGGCGTTGGTGCCGTCGGCGTACTTGGCCTCCATCGTGGAAAGCTCGTCGCCGTTGAACTCGGTCGGGATCGCGAAGCACGAGGAGTTGCAGGCCTCCCACTGGGACCAAGGTGCGGTGTCCGTGGTCCCGGTGAGGTCGGAGATCTGCGGCGTGTCGTAGGTGATGACGTGGATCTGCCACGGCACACCGTCCGAGAAGCGGGCCTCGATCGTGCTGTTCACGCCGTACGCGCGGTCGCCGGAGAGGCGGGTGAGCGTGGCGGCGGTGAGGGTCAGCGTGTCGCCCTCGACCGTGTAGTCGGTGCCCTCGGCCAACTCCGTGTCCCCGTCCCACAGGCCCTCGAACTCGAGGCCGTTGCGGTTGAGGGTGAGCGACTCGTCCGCGATTGTCCCGGCCTTCTCGAGGTAGATCGAGTCGAACGAGGCGGTGCCCGAACGCGTCGTCAGGCCCGAGTCCATGTACGAGTGGAGGTACGGGTCGCGCCATTCGAGCGTGTGGCGGTTGAGGTAGGAGCCGGCGTCCCACAGCATCAAGGTCAGGTGCTGGTCCCGGGCCTGGTACATGATGTCTTCGAAGAGCTTCAGGAGCTCGCCGTACTGCTGGGACTGGGGGGCGCCAGGGCGCGTGTAGTCGTAGCCGAGGACGCCCCATTCCCCGACGATGACCGGGATGCCGTTGTCGACGAAGGTGTCGTTCACGCGCTGGAAGGTGTCCTCGAGGTCCTGCTGGGTCCTCTCGTCGTAGGTGGTGAACCCGGCGACGTTGACGCTGAAGGGCCAGAACCCGTAGAAGTGGACCGTGGCGGCGATCATCGGGTCGTCAAGCGAATCGATGGTGGCCTTGAGCGCGTCCAGGTGCGGCTGCTCGGAGTTGGTGACCCACGTCGGCATCACCAGGAGCCGGTCCGCGTTGTTCCCGCCGGTGCCGCGGACGGCCTCGTAGAAGGCGACGTTGAGCTCGGCGGTGAGGGCGTCCTTGTTGGCCTCGTCGGTGGGGAACTGCGGTTCGTTGATGCTCTCGAACGACAGCTCTGACGGGTGGTCCTTGAACCGCTCGGCGATCTGGGTCCACATCGAGTCGAACTTCGCCAACACGTTCTCGCGGTCGTCCGGCAGCGCCTTGGTCCACATCTGGTCGTGCTGGTTGACCATCACTTGGAGGTCGTTCGCGATCGCCCAGTCGACGACCTGCTCGACGCGGTCGAGCCAGGCCGGGTCGATCGTGTAGTCCGGCCCCGGGCCGGTGTGCTCGTCCCAGGACACCGGAAGGCGGATCGACTTGTAGCCGTTGGCCTTGATGGTCTGGAGGAGCTCCTCGGTGATCATCGGGTTGCCCCAGGCGGTCTCACCGCCCAGCGCGTCGAGGGTGTTGCCGACGTTCCAGCCCGGCTGCATGGCCGCGACCTGCTCCATGGCCGTGACCGCGTGGTCCGGCGGGGCCGAACGGCGCTCGGGTGTCGTCTGCGCGCCGGCGGGGCCGGCCAGGCTCACCGACAGTGCCAGCCCGGCCGCCAGGGCGGCGGCGAGCTTCTTCCAGGGGGGTCTCTTCACGGTATGCCCTTCTTCGCGCACATATGGCGCTCGAAAAGGGGTGGTTGGCTCCCCGTCGAGCGCGCCTTTGGGTGATCAGCGCGTCGTTGAAGCGCTTCGACAAACGTAGGGGCGGAGATGGCAGGGATGCAAGCCCCAACTCCGAGCAAACGGGCAGAAGTTGGCTGGTCTGCCTATCGGCGGGGTGTCAGCTGGCGTCGTCGACATTCGTCGAGGCGTTTCGAGGGCGAGGCCCCAGGGCTCGGCCTCGGACAGGCCCCGCCGACGCCGCGCCATGTCTGACGGGCCCGCGATCCTCGTCGCAGGTAAGGTCCCGAATGTGACCATCAGGCACGATCCGCCCGGTACGAGTGAGCCCGCTCCGCCCGACATCCCGAGCAACGCGGTCCGACGTCGTCCGGGCGGTGGCCGGGCTCGTGACGGCGGCGCTCGGCGTCGTGCTGCTGCTCATCGCGCCGTCCGGGGCAGGCCTGGTCATAGCAGGCGTGCCGCTCCTTCTCGGCCGGGGGATCTCCGACCTCGCCACTTGGCGGCGGTGGTCGACCGCGTGGCGGGGCGGCGTCCTGGTCGCGCTCGGCGTCACGGTCGTCGCGTAGCGCGTCGCGTCCGTACGAGTGCTCGCGGCGCTGCTCGCAGCGTCGAGGAAGGCGTCGATGACGCGGATGCGTCGCTCGGTTCACACGAGCAGCAGCCCGAAGCCGCGTGACTGCCTGGAGTTGGTGCGTTCTACGACCCAGCGAGAGGTCTTGTTGATCGGGACCTTGACGCCCTTGGGTGTGATGTCGCCGTTCAGGCCGCGGGCTGCGAGGCGTTCGCGGGTGACGTTGCTGTCGTAGCCGGCATCGAGTGCTACCTGGATGGAGGCCGGGCACGGCAGACGGTCGCCGAGGCCGGCCAGCAGGTCCAGGGTCGGCTCGAGCAGGATCGAGCCGAGCGGGATGCCGGACCCGTCAGGTTGGACCGCTTGATCCCCGACTTTCCGCGGTCCACCGGTGAACGTCCGGCCGCTTCGCCACCGCACGGGGCCTTGTCGATCCGCCCGTCGATCACCAGGGCGTTCAGGTCCAGGCCGACGATCTTGTCGAACGCGGTCAGCGCGATCCGGGCAAGGGTGGTGAAGATCCCCGCGGCGATCCACTCGTCCCGCCGTCGGCGCATCGTGGTCGCCGAGCACGTGGCGTCGGCGTGCTTCTCGTAGGAGCCGCCCAGCACGAGCTTTGCCACGAGCTTGTCGAACACCACCCGGTCCGCCACGCGCGGGCGCTGACACCCCAGCGGGTGAGCGTCCTCGGGCGGCGGGATCAACGCCTCGAACTGGACCCAGACGGGCTCGATGAACGACGATGGCACAGCAGGCACAGGACCCCTCGCGGATCGATACAGACCTAGACAATCCGTATCTAACCGCAGGTCCTGTGCCTGCCTCACTCACGCCCTACCGGCGGAACCTCGAAGAGCTCGTTTCAGAATGGCTGGTCGGGCAGTTTGCGCCAGCAGATGATGGCGCAGGCGAGGTGCATGAGGCCCAGGTGGAGGTCGGCGCGGCGTTCGTAGCGGGTGCGGAGGCGTTTGAACTGGTGCAGCCAGGCGAAGCCGCGTTCGACGACCCACCGCTTCTTGCCGAGTCCCGAGCCGTGGGCGGTGCCCCGGCGGGCGATCTTGGGGGTGATGCCCCGGGCGCGCAGCTGGCGTCGGTAGACGTCGTAGTCGTAGCCGCGGTCGGCGTAGAGCCGTCTGGGCTTGCGCCGGGGCCGGCCGACCACGCCGCGGATCTGGGGCAGGGAGTCGACCAGCGGCAGCAGCTGGGTGACGTCGTGCCGGTTCCCGCCGGTCAGGGACACCTGCAGCGGGGTGCCGTTCGCATCGACGATCAGGTGGTGCTTGGAGCCAGGGCGAGCGCGGTCGACCGGCGACGGGCCGACGTGATCCCCCCTTTGAGCGCCCGCACGTGCGATCCGTCGATGCTCATCTCGTCCAGGTCCAGCAGCCCCTCACGGCGCATCTGGGCCAGCACCGCCTCGTGCAGCGCCGGCCACACCCCGGCCTCGGTCCACTCCCGCAGCCGACGCCAGCACGTCACCCCGGAGACCCCCAGAACAGCCTGCGGGACCTGCGCCCAGCCGACACCGTGCCGCAGCACGAACACGATCCCGGCCAGCGCCGCCCGGTCGTCAGACCGGTGCCGGCCGTGGTGCAGCCGCGGCCGCGGCGCCGGTACCGGCGGCAGCGGCGCCACCTGCTCCCACAGCCCGTCAGGAACCAGATCCTCGATCACGATCCCGCAGCCTGCCCGATCCACCCGAACACGGCGAACCGGACACGCCGGTCATTCTGAAACCAGCTCTTAAGCGCTTCGAGCGTGAGCGAGCTTTGTAGAAAATCGGTTAGGAGACTTCACCATCAGAAGAATCGGCGGCCGGGTTCTACAGGGTGATGAAGACCGGCAGCGAAGTCCTCCCCGACCCGCATTTCTCTGCGATTCCACAGAAGCGCCCTATCAGCACCAAGCGCGGGCGACCGGGCCACCCGGGTCGAATTGGCCCGCGAGAATCAGGACTGTGCGATCGTAGGCTCCCCACCATGGAGATCCTCACATTTCGCGCGTTCACGACAGTAGACCCGCACCCGCACTCCGGTAACCCTGCTGGGGTCGTCGTCGACGCCGAAGCACTCTCGGGAGCCGACATGTTGGCCATTGCGGCCGAACTCGGCTTCAGCGAGACCGCATTCCTCACCGCGGTCACACCGACATCGGCGCGCGTTCGTTACTTCACCCCCCGCGACGAGATCGCCTTCTGCGGCCACGCGACCATCGCCTCGGGAGTCGCGCTCGCCCGCCGCGGAGCCGGTCCCGTCGTGGCCTTCGAGACCAACGTCGGTGAGGTGCTCGTGGAGGTCACCCCTGGCGCCGCTACGCTTGCCGCCGTCGACACGGTGGTCGACACGCTGGCCGACGAACTGCTGACCGAGCTGCTCGCCGCCCTCCGCCTCTCGCCCAGCGACCTAGACCCCGCGTTGCCGGCGGCATTCGTGCGCGGAGGCAACCCGCATCCGCTCCTCTTCGTACAAGCGGGCGTTCTGACCTCGCTCGACCACGACGACGAGGCCGTTCTTCGCCTTCAGGACCGCGAGGGTTGGGACGGCACCATCCCGATCGTGCACCGCCTCTCAGCCGACCGGTTCGCCTCGCGCAATCCGTTCCCCAGAGGCGGAATCCGAGAAGACCCCGCCACGGGCTCGGCTGCGGCAGGTCTCGGCTCCTATCTCCGAGCGGGAGGGCACCTCGCGTTGCCCGCCGTGATCGAGGTCGAGCAGGGCGCGGCGACGGGGCGGCCGTCATTGATTACGGTCGAGATCCCGCTCAAGGGTCGTGTGCGCGTCACGGGTACCGCGTCGGAACTCGGCGAATGAGTTCCCGAAACGCGGTGATCAGCCAGCTTCGTGCTCGTGCCGAACCCATCCAGCGAGTGTGCAGGAACGAGAAGCGGCACTCTCATTCACCACCATCAGGGTTCCAGTGACCCGCTCAGATTGAACGCCGTAGAAAGTTCCCAATCTGCAAGAAGCGCAGGATCTGGCGCACTTGAGCTGGGCATCTTCGAGTCCTTGTTGGCGAATCGTCGAAGCTTGCGGGGCCAATTCGCGTGCTCACGGGCTGGGGTGACAGTCCGTGTGATTTCCTTAGCTATGAGATCTGCGGAAGTCGTCCTGGTGCACGGTCTTTACCACCAGCCCGCACATTTGCAGCCGCTCGCCGACGCGCTTAGGCGGCGCGGTGTCTCGGTTCATGCTCCACGCCTGCACCGGGGCAGCCTGGCGGCCGACACTGTAGCGGTCCAAGAAGCGATCGACGTGTGCGGCGATCCGCCGGTGGTTGTGGCACACAGCTATGGGGGCGCGGTAGCGTCTGGCACGGAAGGCGCATCGTCGTTTGTATTCATGGCCGCGTTCGTGCCAGACCTAGGCGAGAGCTGCGCCTCTTTAGGTGGACCAGATGCGCCTGTAAATGCATGGGTACGCCCGCACCCCGAAGGTGGAACATACATCCCTAAGGATGCTGCGACAGACCTGTTCTATGGGGATTGCGAACCCGAAGCGGCACAACGCGCAGTGGAGCTGCTGATACCACAGGCGTCGGGGCATGGCCGTTGCGTTGTGAGCAATGCAGCATGGAAGTACGCGCCTAGCCACTACGTCATCTGCGCGCGCGACCGGGCGATGAATCCGGTCCTACAACAGGCGATGGCGAGTCGCTGTGGCACGGAAGAAGTGATCGACGCGAGCCACTCCCCATACATCTCGCACGTCGAAGCGGTTATGCGCTCAATTCTTGGCTAGTTGCACACCGCCCGGCGGGCGTCACCAGCCTGAGCGAGCTTTGTAGAAATTCGGTTAAGTGACTTCACCATTAGTAAATCCCCTACCTGGAAAAATGCAGGATCTGAAGCGAATCGAGCTTGCCTGATTGCCTTGGCGGGACCTGCTCTCGCCCGCGGCGGGATCCGCTCGGCGTGACGCCCGTAGCCTGAGTTCGCTAGGTTGATGCCACATGGATGGTTCCTGCATCTTCACTCCTACTAGAGAGTGAGCTCCGACCAGACGGCATGACGATCTTCCAAACCAACCGGGATGCCGGATGGCAATCCGTCTTCCACACCCATTTTCATCTCGTGCCTCGCACCAAAGACGATGAGTTGGTGCCGCCATGGACCGACGAGCTCGCGGATGAAGCGGAACTTGACGCGATGTCGTCTCGCCTGCGCGGTGCGACCATGGGGAAGCTCAGCCCAACGAGGGCCGGCGACTGACGCCCGCAAGCGGATCCTTCATGCGACAAGCTGGCAGCACGTTGCGCTCGAGGCGTTCGACAACGGC
The Agromyces albus DNA segment above includes these coding regions:
- a CDS encoding ArdC family protein; its protein translation is MSTKPQPHHDREAKLVELHEHLVASVETLVTGDEWKRALEFAARFRTRSFNNTLLIWWQHEAAYRQGRVPDPMPTYVAGFKQWQTLGRRVIAGQRGYMIIAPLTARFATSSPMDADSWRRLERSERPRAGEIVRPRMVGVRPAYVWDVSQTDGSPIPELPRPSLLHGEAPPGLWDGLAAIARDEGFSLSMVTNVSELRGANGVTDFGARAVMVRGNMDTAARVKTLAHELAHIRMHEPESDASSHRGIGEVEAESVALMIGAAHGMDTSDYTIPYVSSWANSVHAKEPIEVVQETGERVRRTAAAILDQLPTTQSGAGDPPGLDRSAPAQHVTATATTTSPERQPESLEARSL
- a CDS encoding DUF6545 domain-containing protein — its product is MIPVLVSALMWLLLACLLILRRGRGERSITYAALIIAIAMTLNIDSIYVALDGRVGGANLVTLLADLSLTVGVFFLGRGVMKASDHQPRSVQLALGTPALATALVCAIVAFFLIDRGSTTTTFMLDLGYQSAAAAYSMIHFAYYAIVLTAMAVLAARQLRVNRGVQLLPPASLVLGSVFGVALTGVVITMDVAHVAGNLHLMAAVSVAYGPLYLLTFMFLCLGFAGQPVARSLQARSRERTTRTLTRQLEPLWARAIAVRPGISQREDASFHADDGETVLHRKVVEIRDATIDTRVAFEVNEVERELVERAERHLLPAGPGAAASAAHGHPRVAWGHQKR
- a CDS encoding alpha/beta hydrolase family protein; the encoded protein is MDHSGERPIVTLDRTPQTAAPGRYCLLLENGGWVQLSSEVEDLGPGLVGRGVLGETRAGLHVGERASWSGIYFSSPKDAGLEASDVAIPTDAGPAPAWLIRPRTGSSTTWAIHIHGLGSARAGTLRGVQVAAETGLTSLVVTHRNDGEGPTTGSGRSTLGATEVDDVRAALHYALAHGARRVILFGWSMGAAISLQLGAEPGLRGIVAGLVLESPVLDWVSTIKANCVRSGLPAWTGALAVPWLDNRQLSRITGLSATVGLRRFDWITRADELAAPTLILHGCADTSASIGVAARLRDRRPDLVQLERFDADHTMTWNSDPERWRASVTTLLDEHVG
- a CDS encoding DUF2510 domain-containing protein, whose product is MMQAPAGWYADPYDPKTFRYWDGAAWTGHVAPRHVPQQLQIGERQAERNDQKEAAALAKVAKRDEKAASRTAAVEARQQQVSEWQAAQEAAKAQKQAYANAAKAQRQAELEATEESALAYWADVRFVGEKVSAKAKQTIRAHGQESEQPWLMVGSGTAGVLAAFHDRVMIVKTGTMTSFMAGAFLGGRITTFPLVDITSIEFNGQWLTGVLEILTPSYQGTANKDYWRGTNRSRNADSNDPWTLSNTLPLLKVVYQQALPEINELRKRIVESKKTQVIVQSTRSVSVADELRKLAELHREGILDDAEYATAKGNLIAGG
- a CDS encoding IS5 family transposase — translated: MLSWTVVICRVPWRGDHVGPSPVDRARPGSKHHLIVDANGTPLQVSLTGGNRHDVTQLLPLVNSLPQIRGVVGRPRRKPRRLYADRGYDYDVYRRQLRARGITPKIARRGTAHGSGLGKKRWVVERGFAWLHQFKRLRTRYERRADLHLGLMHLACAIICWRKLPDQPF
- a CDS encoding cellulase family glycosylhydrolase; the encoded protein is MKRPPWKKLAAALAAGLALSVSLAGPAGAQTTPERRSAPPDHAVTAMEQVAAMQPGWNVGNTLDALGGETAWGNPMITEELLQTIKANGYKSIRLPVSWDEHTGPGPDYTIDPAWLDRVEQVVDWAIANDLQVMVNQHDQMWTKALPDDRENVLAKFDSMWTQIAERFKDHPSELSFESINEPQFPTDEANKDALTAELNVAFYEAVRGTGGNNADRLLVMPTWVTNSEQPHLDALKATIDSLDDPMIAATVHFYGFWPFSVNVAGFTTYDERTQQDLEDTFQRVNDTFVDNGIPVIVGEWGVLGYDYTRPGAPQSQQYGELLKLFEDIMYQARDQHLTLMLWDAGSYLNRHTLEWRDPYLHSYMDSGLTTRSGTASFDSIYLEKAGTIADESLTLNRNGLEFEGLWDGDTELAEGTDYTVEGDTLTLTAATLTRLSGDRAYGVNSTIEARFSDGVPWQIHVITYDTPQISDLTGTTDTAPWSQWEACNSSCFAIPTEFNGDELSTMEAKYADGTNAGPHTWTAFKEFWWTYRPDYDAGTISLTPDFFNEVRDDEPVTLTFHFWGGGTIDYTITKTGTTVTGTSA
- a CDS encoding IS5 family transposase (programmed frameshift), which encodes MIEDLVPDGLWEQVAPLPPVPAPRPRLHHGRHRSDDRAALAGIVFVLRHGVGWAQVPQAVLGVSGVTCWRRLREWTEAGVWPALHEAVLAQMRREGLLDLDEMSIDGSHVRALKGGNHVGPSPVDRARPGSKHHLIVDANGTPLQVSLTGGNRHDVTQLLPLVDSLPQIRGVVGRPRRKPRRLYADRGYDYDVYRRQLRARGITPKIARRGTAHGSGLGKKRWVVERGFAWLHQFKRLRTRYERRADLHLGLMHLACAIICWRKLPDQPF